A window from Symbiopectobacterium purcellii encodes these proteins:
- the kdsA gene encoding 3-deoxy-8-phosphooctulonate synthase has protein sequence MKNKVVKVGDIPVANDAPFVLFGGMNVLESRDLAMRICEHYVTVTQKLGIPYVFKASFDKANRSSIHSYRGPGLEEGMKIFLELKQTFGVKVITDVHEAQQAQAVADVVDVIQLPAFLARQTDLVEAMAKTGAVINVKKPQFISPGQIGNIVDKFKEGGNEQVILCDRGSNFGYDNLVVDMLGFNVMKQVSGGCPVIFDVTHALQCRDPFGAASGGRRGQVTELARAGMAVGLAGLFIEAHPDPANAKCDGPSALPLNKLEPFLQQMKAIDDLVKQFPELDTNN, from the coding sequence ATGAAGAACAAAGTGGTCAAGGTTGGTGATATTCCTGTTGCCAACGACGCGCCTTTTGTCCTGTTTGGCGGTATGAATGTGCTTGAATCGCGCGATCTCGCCATGCGTATTTGCGAACATTACGTCACCGTCACGCAAAAACTGGGCATTCCCTACGTGTTTAAGGCCTCATTCGACAAGGCTAACCGCTCCTCCATTCACTCTTATCGTGGACCGGGTCTGGAAGAGGGCATGAAAATCTTCCTGGAACTGAAACAGACCTTCGGTGTGAAGGTGATAACAGATGTGCACGAAGCACAGCAGGCGCAAGCTGTCGCCGACGTGGTGGATGTGATCCAGCTACCGGCATTTTTGGCCCGTCAAACCGATCTGGTAGAGGCGATGGCGAAAACCGGCGCGGTGATCAATGTGAAAAAACCGCAGTTTATCAGCCCGGGACAAATCGGCAATATCGTTGACAAGTTCAAGGAAGGTGGCAACGAGCAGGTTATTTTGTGCGATCGTGGCAGCAATTTTGGTTATGACAATTTGGTTGTGGACATGTTGGGTTTCAACGTCATGAAGCAGGTGTCTGGTGGCTGCCCGGTGATTTTTGACGTGACTCACGCATTGCAGTGTCGCGATCCGTTCGGTGCTGCCTCCGGCGGTCGTCGTGGTCAGGTTACTGAGTTGGCTCGTGCTGGCATGGCGGTTGGGTTGGCTGGGTTGTTTATTGAAGCGCATCCGGACCCGGCTAACGCGAAGTGCGATGGCCCGTCTGCATTGCCGCTGAATAAACTGGAACCCTTCTTGCAGCAAATGAAAGCAATTGATGACCTGGTCAAACAGTTCCCTGAACTGGATACCAACAACTGA
- the ydgH gene encoding DUF1471 family protein YdgH: MKLKTRVIASTLLSLAAFSAHAAQELTPEQAAAVKPFDRISFSGRFDAIFDAVAEASKRADKAGADAFYIQAINEKNRGNSQTVYVDLYHKEAPKADATPAQRTFDGIRELPQYDAYHLEPFDTVSVSGYFSTQPDINAAIAKAAKEKNAASFFIVRQVDINSTGTNQKITAYVYKADAPKRVVQSTDVIPADSDAGLAALAAGGEAAAKVEIPGVAMSGSPSRNVGNFYETQTSKGGRYTVNLADGKSIQEVNKATAAQMTPFDSITFRGNFNGTTDVSEAVAKRAADKGAKYYHITKQWFNKGSNMTISADLYK, translated from the coding sequence ATGAAGCTGAAGACCCGCGTTATCGCGTCTACCCTCCTCTCTCTCGCGGCTTTTTCTGCCCACGCGGCACAGGAATTGACACCAGAGCAGGCTGCTGCGGTAAAACCGTTCGATCGAATTTCGTTTAGTGGCCGGTTTGATGCCATTTTTGATGCGGTGGCTGAAGCGTCAAAACGTGCTGACAAAGCCGGTGCTGATGCGTTTTACATTCAGGCGATCAACGAGAAAAACCGAGGCAACAGTCAGACGGTTTACGTCGATCTGTACCATAAAGAGGCACCAAAAGCCGATGCCACTCCGGCACAGCGCACCTTCGATGGCATTCGCGAACTGCCACAATATGATGCTTACCATCTTGAGCCGTTTGATACCGTATCGGTCAGCGGGTATTTCTCTACCCAGCCGGACATCAATGCCGCCATCGCCAAAGCCGCTAAAGAAAAGAATGCAGCCTCGTTCTTTATCGTGCGTCAGGTCGATATCAACAGCACCGGCACTAACCAGAAGATCACCGCTTACGTCTATAAAGCCGATGCGCCCAAGCGCGTTGTGCAGAGCACCGATGTTATCCCCGCCGATTCTGACGCGGGTCTCGCTGCGCTTGCCGCGGGTGGTGAAGCGGCGGCGAAAGTGGAAATCCCAGGTGTTGCCATGTCTGGCAGCCCGAGCCGTAACGTGGGTAATTTCTACGAAACGCAGACATCTAAAGGTGGACGCTATACGGTGAATTTGGCCGATGGCAAAAGTATTCAGGAAGTGAACAAGGCCACCGCTGCACAGATGACCCCCTTCGACTCGATAACCTTCCGGGGCAACTTCAACGGAACGACTGATGTGTCAGAAGCCGTGGCAAAACGTGCCGCCGACAAAGGTGCCAAGTACTACCACATTACCAAGCAGTGGTTTAATAAAGGCAGCAATATGACCATCAGCGCGGATCTGTATAAATAA
- the pntA gene encoding Re/Si-specific NAD(P)(+) transhydrogenase subunit alpha: protein MRIGIPKERLANEARVAATPKTVEQLLKLGFEVSVERDAGKLASFDDAAYAAAGAAIAESADVWQSDIIFKVNAPAEDETALLRAGSTLVSFIWPAQNPALLEKLAERQVTVMAMDSVPRISRAQSLDALSSMANIAGYRAIVEAAHEFGRFFTGQITAAGKVPPAKVMVIGAGVAGLAAVGAAGSLGAIVRAFDTRPEVKEQVQSMGAEFLELDFEEEAGSGDGYAKVMSEAFIKAEMELFAAQAKDVDIIVTTALIPGKPAPRLITKEMVLSMKPGSVIVDLAAQTGGNCELTVADRVTVTENGVKIIGYTDLPSRLPTQSSQLYATNLVNLLKLLCKEKDGTITVDFDDVVIRGVTVVKEGDVTWPAPPIQVSAQPQQAKAAAAAPKVEAAPASPWKKYAFMALAILLFGWLANVAPKEFLSHFTVFALSCVVGYYVVWNVSHALHTPLMSVTNAISGIIVVGALLQIGHGGWVSFFSFIAVLIASINIFGGFTVTQRMLKMFRKN from the coding sequence ATGCGTATTGGTATACCAAAAGAACGGTTGGCCAATGAAGCGCGTGTCGCAGCAACGCCGAAAACGGTGGAACAGTTGCTGAAACTCGGCTTCGAGGTCTCAGTAGAACGTGACGCGGGCAAATTGGCCAGTTTCGACGATGCCGCTTACGCCGCTGCGGGCGCAGCGATTGCGGAATCGGCAGATGTCTGGCAATCCGACATCATTTTCAAAGTGAATGCGCCGGCAGAGGATGAAACGGCGTTATTGCGTGCAGGCAGCACGCTGGTGAGTTTTATTTGGCCCGCGCAGAATCCGGCATTGCTGGAAAAACTGGCAGAGCGTCAGGTAACCGTGATGGCCATGGATTCCGTGCCGCGGATTTCGCGCGCGCAATCCTTGGATGCCTTAAGCTCCATGGCCAATATCGCGGGTTATCGCGCCATTGTGGAAGCCGCCCATGAGTTTGGTCGCTTCTTCACCGGCCAGATTACCGCGGCGGGTAAAGTACCGCCTGCAAAAGTGATGGTGATCGGTGCGGGCGTTGCCGGGCTGGCCGCTGTCGGTGCGGCAGGCAGTCTGGGCGCGATTGTGCGTGCGTTCGACACCCGCCCGGAGGTCAAGGAACAGGTGCAGAGCATGGGCGCCGAATTCCTTGAACTGGATTTTGAAGAAGAAGCGGGCAGCGGCGACGGCTATGCCAAAGTGATGTCCGAAGCCTTTATCAAAGCGGAAATGGAACTGTTCGCCGCGCAGGCGAAAGATGTCGACATTATCGTGACCACCGCCTTGATCCCCGGCAAACCGGCACCGCGCTTGATCACCAAAGAGATGGTGCTGAGCATGAAGCCGGGCAGCGTGATTGTCGATCTGGCGGCACAAACCGGTGGTAACTGTGAACTCACCGTGGCCGATCGGGTGACCGTCACTGAGAACGGCGTAAAAATTATCGGTTACACCGATTTGCCGAGCCGTTTACCGACACAGTCCTCGCAGTTGTATGCCACTAACCTGGTTAACCTGCTGAAACTGTTGTGCAAAGAGAAAGACGGCACCATCACCGTTGATTTCGATGACGTGGTGATCCGCGGCGTTACCGTGGTGAAAGAAGGGGATGTCACCTGGCCGGCACCGCCGATTCAGGTTTCTGCCCAACCGCAACAGGCCAAGGCGGCCGCTGCTGCGCCAAAAGTGGAGGCTGCACCGGCTTCACCGTGGAAAAAATACGCCTTCATGGCGCTGGCTATTTTGTTGTTCGGCTGGCTGGCCAATGTGGCTCCGAAAGAGTTTTTATCGCATTTCACCGTGTTCGCGTTGTCGTGCGTGGTGGGTTACTACGTGGTGTGGAACGTCAGTCATGCGCTGCATACGCCGCTGATGTCCGTTACCAATGCGATTTCGGGCATTATTGTGGTGGGGGCGCTGTTGCAGATCGGTCATGGCGGATGGGTGTCATTCTTCTCCTTCATAGCCGTACTGATCGCCAGCATCAATATATTCGGTGGTTTCACCGTCACCCAGCGCATGCTGAAAATGTTCCGTAAAAACTAA
- the pntB gene encoding Re/Si-specific NAD(P)(+) transhydrogenase subunit beta yields the protein MSGGLVTAAYIVAAILFIFSLAGLSKHETSRQGNIFGVTGMAIALIATILGPNAGNVGWIIAAMAIGGAVGIYLARKVEMTEMPELVAILHSFVGMAAVLVGFNSFLDHGEITDPVMVNIHLTEVFLGIFIGAVTFTGSVVAFGKLRGIISSKPLMLPHRHKMNLAALVVSFLLLLWFVNTGSVAGQSIALLFMTAIALVFGWHLVASIGGADMPVVVSMLNSYSGWAAAAAGFMLSNDLLIVTGALVGSSGAILSYIMCKAMNRSFFSVIAGGFGTDGSSTGASEEVGEYREASAEDVAELLKNSSSVIITPGYGMAVAQAQYPVHDITAKLRARGIKVRFGIHPVAGRLPGHMNVLLAEAKVPYDVVLEMDEINDDFADTDTVLVIGANDTVNPAAQEDPGSPIAGMPVLEVWKAQNVVVFKRSMNTGYAGVQNPLFFKENTQMLFGDAKESVEAILKAL from the coding sequence ATGTCTGGAGGATTGGTTACAGCTGCATACATTGTTGCCGCTATTTTGTTTATTTTCAGTCTGGCAGGGCTGTCGAAACATGAAACATCACGTCAGGGTAATATCTTTGGCGTTACCGGGATGGCGATTGCGCTGATTGCCACCATTCTCGGGCCGAATGCCGGAAACGTGGGTTGGATTATTGCTGCGATGGCGATTGGTGGCGCAGTCGGTATCTACCTGGCGCGTAAAGTCGAAATGACTGAAATGCCGGAACTGGTCGCTATTCTGCACAGCTTCGTCGGCATGGCCGCCGTGCTGGTTGGGTTTAACAGCTTCCTGGATCACGGTGAAATCACCGATCCGGTGATGGTGAATATCCATCTGACGGAAGTATTCCTTGGCATCTTTATCGGTGCGGTCACCTTTACCGGTTCCGTGGTAGCCTTCGGTAAACTGCGCGGTATTATTTCATCCAAACCGCTGATGTTGCCGCATCGCCATAAGATGAACCTGGCCGCGCTGGTGGTGTCGTTCCTGCTGCTACTGTGGTTTGTCAATACCGGCAGTGTGGCAGGACAGAGCATTGCGCTGCTGTTCATGACCGCCATTGCACTGGTGTTCGGTTGGCACCTGGTGGCATCCATCGGTGGGGCTGACATGCCTGTTGTGGTATCGATGCTGAACTCCTACTCCGGTTGGGCAGCAGCGGCGGCGGGTTTCATGCTCAGCAACGACTTGCTGATCGTTACCGGTGCGCTGGTCGGTTCTTCGGGTGCGATCCTCTCTTACATCATGTGTAAGGCGATGAACCGCTCTTTCTTTAGCGTCATTGCTGGCGGATTCGGCACCGACGGTTCTTCTACCGGCGCCAGTGAAGAAGTGGGCGAATACCGTGAGGCCTCGGCGGAAGACGTTGCGGAACTGCTGAAAAACTCCAGTTCGGTGATCATTACGCCGGGATACGGTATGGCGGTGGCTCAGGCGCAATATCCGGTGCATGACATCACGGCTAAACTGCGTGCGCGTGGTATCAAAGTGCGTTTCGGTATCCACCCGGTCGCTGGGCGTTTGCCGGGCCATATGAACGTGCTGCTGGCGGAAGCCAAAGTACCTTACGATGTGGTGCTGGAAATGGACGAGATCAATGATGATTTCGCCGATACCGATACCGTGCTGGTCATTGGTGCTAACGATACGGTTAACCCGGCGGCACAGGAAGATCCGGGTAGCCCGATTGCAGGAATGCCGGTGTTGGAAGTGTGGAAAGCGCAGAACGTTGTTGTGTTTAAACGTTCTATGAACACCGGCTATGCCGGGGTGCAGAACCCGCTGTTCTTCAAAGAAAATACGCAAATGCTGTTTGGCGATGCCAAAGAAAGCGTGGAAGCGATCCTGAAAGCGTTGTAA
- a CDS encoding glycoside hydrolase family 3 protein, whose product MDVQQILHAMTLEEKIGQKIMLDFRLWQQQDMIEPNGVIANLLRVNHIGGVILFANNLKNKAQIKTLTSWYASLETLSGVRLFIGTDNEGGNVFRLPRDEYAPFSGNMALAAAVTGGGDSQLAYAQGVHMGHDLRTLNINTNFAQVVDVNSNPLNPVINVRSFSDDVATVTTLAEKVSAGMQQQGVMTAYKHFPGHGDTSTDSHTSLPRVDRSSHDAFAIDIAPFAQAIEHGSAPDMIMTAHIQYPALDNSHITTCNGESIIVPATMSREIQSNLLRQQLHYQGVTITDALDMGAIADHFTQQDALDAVFKAGVDIALMPVSITTPEQGAALSALINRIVEKVKQGDYSEAEINASVARILTLKQRYHLLGNASAPAIAPPNDNTEALIADRSITAVVNHRATLPLLEKNLRYFILTPWMEQADGIKIMMQQYGYAHVDVAKESQLTDKEIRQRIAHCDVFLLGTLSTRFTPVEKDGITTAENAQQNDTARYLGWLRYAGGLAKTRVHLSLRAPYDIALYANDVEAAVASYAYYGCDNGVWRGKSIMALAKVLTGNASPQGKLPVMVWKDYDAETNTGTVAFPRGFGLSW is encoded by the coding sequence ATGGACGTTCAGCAAATCCTACATGCCATGACGCTGGAAGAAAAAATAGGGCAAAAAATCATGCTGGATTTTCGCCTCTGGCAGCAGCAGGACATGATCGAACCCAACGGCGTCATCGCAAACCTGCTACGCGTCAACCACATCGGTGGCGTAATTCTTTTTGCCAACAATCTGAAAAACAAAGCGCAAATTAAGACACTGACCTCCTGGTACGCCTCGTTGGAAACCCTTTCTGGCGTTCGGCTATTTATCGGTACTGATAATGAAGGCGGAAATGTATTTCGCTTGCCGCGCGATGAGTATGCCCCGTTTTCAGGCAACATGGCGCTGGCTGCGGCCGTAACCGGCGGCGGAGATAGCCAACTGGCCTACGCGCAGGGCGTGCATATGGGGCACGATCTGCGGACGTTAAACATCAATACCAACTTTGCCCAGGTGGTCGACGTTAACAGCAACCCGCTCAACCCGGTGATTAATGTGCGCAGTTTTAGTGATGACGTCGCAACCGTCACGACACTGGCAGAAAAAGTCTCGGCGGGCATGCAACAACAAGGGGTAATGACGGCCTATAAACACTTTCCCGGGCACGGAGATACCTCCACCGACTCCCATACCTCTCTGCCACGGGTTGATCGCTCGAGCCATGATGCTTTCGCCATCGATATCGCCCCCTTTGCGCAAGCCATCGAACACGGGTCTGCACCCGATATGATCATGACAGCGCACATTCAGTACCCCGCGCTGGATAACAGCCACATCACGACCTGCAACGGCGAAAGCATCATTGTGCCAGCAACCATGTCGCGAGAAATACAAAGCAACCTGCTGCGCCAACAGTTGCATTATCAGGGCGTCACTATCACCGATGCGTTAGACATGGGCGCGATTGCCGACCACTTCACGCAGCAAGACGCACTGGATGCAGTGTTTAAAGCTGGCGTGGATATCGCGCTAATGCCGGTCAGCATAACCACACCGGAACAGGGCGCAGCACTATCCGCCTTGATTAACCGTATTGTTGAGAAAGTGAAACAGGGTGACTACAGTGAGGCAGAAATCAACGCATCCGTAGCGCGTATCCTCACGCTGAAACAGCGCTACCACCTGCTGGGCAACGCCAGTGCTCCCGCCATCGCTCCGCCCAACGACAATACCGAAGCGCTGATTGCCGATCGTTCGATCACCGCCGTGGTTAATCACCGTGCCACACTGCCGTTGCTGGAAAAAAACTTACGCTACTTTATCCTGACCCCCTGGATGGAGCAGGCAGACGGCATCAAAATAATGATGCAGCAATACGGCTACGCGCACGTTGATGTCGCCAAGGAATCGCAGTTAACCGACAAAGAAATTCGCCAGCGCATAGCACACTGTGATGTGTTTCTGCTCGGAACCCTCTCGACCCGTTTTACCCCAGTAGAAAAAGACGGTATTACAACAGCTGAAAACGCGCAGCAAAACGATACCGCGCGCTACCTGGGCTGGTTGCGTTATGCGGGTGGGCTCGCCAAAACACGGGTACATTTGTCCCTGCGTGCACCTTATGACATCGCCCTTTATGCCAATGACGTTGAGGCCGCCGTTGCCAGCTACGCCTATTATGGCTGTGACAACGGTGTGTGGCGCGGAAAATCCATAATGGCGCTGGCAAAAGTGCTGACAGGAAACGCCTCGCCGCAGGGCAAGTTGCCGGTGATGGTGTGGAAAGACTATGACGCGGAAACCAATACGGGCACGGTCGCCTTTCCGCGCGGTTTTGGTTTAAGCTGGTAA
- the uspE gene encoding universal stress protein UspE, whose protein sequence is MATYQNLLVAIDPNQDDQPALRRAAYLVQRLGGRIKAFLPIYDFSYEMTTLLSPDERTEMRQGVIEQRKAWIAEQCAYYIEAGIPIDIKVVWHNKPYVAIIQEVITHQHDLVLKMAHQHDRLEAVIFTPLDWQLLRKCPCPMWMVKDQPWPDNGRALVAVNLASEDPYHDPLNIKLVSETIALAKQVDQTEVHLVGAYPVTPINIAIELPDFDPGVYNDAIRGQHLIAMKSLRQKFSLDERLTHVEKGLPEEVIPDLAEHLQAGVVVLGSLGRTGLSAAFIGNTVEHVIDHLKCDLLAIKPNDFISPVTLDD, encoded by the coding sequence ATGGCAACATATCAGAACTTACTGGTAGCTATTGACCCGAATCAGGATGACCAACCTGCGCTGCGACGCGCGGCATACCTGGTTCAGCGGTTAGGCGGTCGTATCAAGGCATTCCTGCCGATTTATGATTTCTCTTACGAAATGACCACCTTGCTCTCGCCAGACGAACGCACGGAAATGCGCCAGGGTGTCATTGAACAGCGGAAAGCGTGGATTGCAGAACAGTGCGCCTACTACATTGAAGCCGGTATCCCCATCGATATCAAAGTGGTATGGCACAATAAACCTTATGTCGCCATTATTCAGGAAGTGATCACTCATCAGCACGATTTGGTGTTGAAAATGGCTCACCAGCACGACAGGCTGGAGGCCGTCATTTTTACCCCGCTGGATTGGCAATTGCTGCGTAAATGCCCCTGCCCGATGTGGATGGTGAAAGACCAACCCTGGCCTGATAATGGCCGTGCGCTGGTCGCCGTTAACCTTGCCAGTGAAGACCCTTATCACGATCCGCTCAATATCAAGCTGGTGTCTGAAACGATTGCGCTTGCCAAGCAGGTTGACCAAACCGAAGTCCATCTTGTCGGCGCCTATCCGGTTACCCCTATCAATATTGCCATTGAGCTGCCGGATTTCGATCCCGGTGTTTACAATGACGCTATTCGTGGCCAGCATTTGATTGCCATGAAATCCTTACGCCAGAAATTTTCGCTGGATGAACGCCTGACACATGTCGAAAAAGGGTTACCGGAAGAAGTTATCCCCGACCTGGCGGAACACTTGCAGGCGGGCGTGGTGGTGCTGGGCTCGCTGGGACGCACCGGTCTGTCAGCGGCCTTTATCGGCAACACCGTTGAACATGTTATCGATCACCTTAAATGTGACCTGCTCGCTATCAAGCCCAATGATTTTATTTCCCCTGTCACCCTCGATGACTAA
- the fnr gene encoding fumarate/nitrate reduction transcriptional regulator Fnr yields the protein MIPEKRIIRRIQSGGCAIHCQDCSISQLCIPFTLNEHELDQLDNIIERKKPIQKGQALFKAGDELKSLYAIRSGTIKSYTITEQGDEQITGFHLAGDLVGFDAIGNAQHPSFAQALETSMVCEIPFETLDDLSGKMPNLRQQMMRLMSGEIRSDQDMILLLSKKNAEERLAAFIYNLSRRFAQRGFSPREFRLTMTRGDIGNYLGLTVETISRLLGRFQKGGILAVKGKYITIENIDALSELAGTVRVKA from the coding sequence ATGATCCCGGAAAAGCGAATTATTCGGCGCATTCAGTCTGGTGGTTGTGCAATCCATTGCCAGGATTGCAGCATCAGCCAGCTGTGCATTCCTTTTACATTAAATGAGCACGAGCTTGATCAGCTCGATAATATCATTGAAAGGAAAAAACCGATCCAAAAGGGACAAGCACTGTTCAAAGCCGGTGATGAACTGAAATCACTGTACGCGATCCGTTCCGGGACCATTAAAAGTTACACCATCACCGAACAGGGTGACGAACAAATTACCGGTTTCCATTTGGCAGGCGATCTGGTTGGTTTCGATGCCATTGGCAATGCCCAGCATCCCAGCTTTGCGCAGGCGTTGGAAACCTCGATGGTGTGTGAAATCCCCTTCGAGACGCTGGACGACCTGTCTGGCAAAATGCCGAATTTGCGCCAGCAGATGATGCGCCTGATGAGCGGTGAGATTCGTAGCGATCAAGACATGATACTGCTGCTGTCGAAAAAGAACGCCGAAGAGCGTCTGGCTGCATTTATCTACAACCTGTCTCGCCGTTTCGCCCAGCGTGGTTTCTCTCCACGCGAGTTCCGACTGACCATGACACGCGGTGATATCGGTAACTACTTAGGGCTTACCGTGGAAACCATCAGCCGTTTGCTCGGTCGCTTCCAGAAAGGCGGTATTCTGGCCGTAAAAGGAAAATACATCACCATCGAGAATATCGATGCCCTGTCAGAACTGGCCGGAACCGTGCGCGTTAAAGCCTAA
- the ogt gene encoding methylated-DNA--[protein]-cysteine S-methyltransferase, whose product MPQRFLLDTLSTPLGDLLIIADEQQRLRAVEWKDYEEKLYRLLARRYKNDPFTLTEAVNPGGLTQALARYFSGDLQAINTLAVASLGTPFQQRVWQELRKIPCGTTITYGELASRLGAPTASRAVGMANGSNPVSIVVPCHRVIGANGALTGYAGGVQRKAWLLAHEGAIARQGTLSLYNS is encoded by the coding sequence ATGCCACAACGCTTTTTACTGGATACGTTATCCACCCCGCTCGGAGATTTATTGATTATCGCCGATGAACAACAGCGGTTGCGCGCCGTGGAGTGGAAAGACTATGAAGAGAAATTATATCGCCTGCTGGCTCGGCGTTATAAAAATGATCCCTTCACGTTAACAGAAGCGGTCAATCCAGGCGGATTAACCCAGGCACTGGCGCGCTATTTTTCCGGGGACTTACAGGCTATCAATACGCTTGCCGTCGCCAGCCTTGGCACACCGTTTCAACAGCGAGTATGGCAGGAACTGCGAAAAATCCCTTGTGGCACCACCATCACCTACGGTGAATTGGCTTCCCGTCTTGGCGCGCCCACGGCATCACGCGCGGTCGGCATGGCGAACGGCAGCAACCCTGTCAGTATTGTCGTTCCTTGTCACCGCGTTATTGGTGCCAATGGCGCATTGACCGGCTATGCAGGCGGCGTACAACGTAAAGCGTGGTTGCTGGCTCATGAGGGGGCCATTGCGCGTCAGGGCACGCTATCGCTATATAATTCATGA
- a CDS encoding ABC transporter substrate-binding protein, translating to MWGNQRHEATLAAINAFQKVHPEIKVKAEYAGWDGYLSRLSTQMAGGQEPDVIRIDWNWLPQFSRNGDGFYDLYKQRDALALTDFPPLYLRTGEVKGKLQGVPISMTSRGFIYNKGTWDKAGVAYPKTWDELFASGPAFKKALGDNFYPLGVAQGSSDVLDILTLGRAYMAQKYGIDMIAESKQSLAYNREQVRELFGFYKKLVDNHVIPDQRYFSSFGRTNVYEIRPWINGEMGGMYLWDSAIYTYASNMPKETVLEPGPYPMLSNAKDSAINTKPSSLFAVGKNTKHPKESAMLIGFLLSNPEGIKALALQNGMPANPKAVTLLEQSGVITPTNLLANAYKAAAEQPATQVAVSPYMENQELVQLWTTSVQRLDYGKGALNEVADDFYNNANRILKRAIR from the coding sequence GTGTGGGGCAATCAGCGACATGAAGCCACTCTGGCCGCCATCAACGCCTTCCAAAAGGTGCATCCGGAGATCAAAGTGAAAGCCGAATACGCGGGGTGGGATGGTTACCTGTCGCGTCTGTCAACCCAGATGGCGGGCGGGCAAGAGCCGGATGTGATCCGCATTGACTGGAACTGGCTGCCCCAGTTTTCGCGCAACGGTGATGGCTTTTACGATCTGTATAAACAGCGCGATGCGCTGGCGTTAACGGATTTTCCGCCCCTGTATCTGAGAACCGGCGAAGTGAAAGGCAAACTCCAAGGGGTGCCGATTTCCATGACGTCGCGTGGGTTTATTTATAACAAGGGCACCTGGGATAAAGCGGGCGTTGCTTACCCGAAAACTTGGGATGAATTGTTTGCGTCTGGCCCCGCGTTTAAAAAAGCGTTGGGTGACAACTTCTACCCCCTCGGCGTGGCACAGGGATCTTCTGACGTACTGGATATTCTGACGCTGGGGCGCGCCTACATGGCGCAGAAATATGGCATCGATATGATTGCCGAGAGCAAGCAGAGCCTGGCCTATAATCGCGAGCAGGTACGCGAACTGTTCGGTTTCTATAAAAAGCTGGTGGATAACCATGTGATACCCGATCAGCGTTATTTCTCGTCCTTTGGCCGCACCAACGTGTATGAGATTCGTCCATGGATCAACGGTGAAATGGGGGGCATGTATTTATGGGATTCCGCCATCTACACCTACGCCAGCAACATGCCAAAAGAAACTGTGCTGGAGCCAGGGCCGTACCCCATGCTGAGTAACGCCAAAGACTCAGCGATCAACACCAAGCCGTCTTCACTGTTTGCAGTGGGTAAAAACACCAAGCATCCCAAAGAATCCGCGATGCTGATCGGCTTTTTGTTGAGTAACCCGGAAGGCATCAAAGCGCTGGCATTGCAAAACGGCATGCCGGCAAACCCGAAAGCGGTAACGTTGCTGGAACAAAGTGGGGTGATCACGCCGACCAATCTGCTGGCAAATGCCTATAAGGCAGCAGCTGAACAGCCAGCCACTCAAGTAGCGGTATCCCCTTACATGGAGAATCAGGAACTGGTGCAACTGTGGACCACCAGCGTTCAGCGTCTTGATTACGGTAAAGGGGCGCTCAATGAGGTCGCGGATGACTTTTACAACAACGCCAATCGTATTTTGAAACGCGCAATCCGCTAA